In Thermoanaerobacterium xylanolyticum LX-11, the genomic window ATAGTCAAGGTCATGCAAAAGTCCTACGATACCCCATTTTTCCTCATCTTCGCCAAAAAGCTCAGCAAAATGCCTCATAACCGCTTCAACAGCCAACGCATGTGTGATAAGGCTTTCACTTTTGTTGTAATCCTTTAATAATTTATAAGCTTCATCCCTATTAATTAAAGCATTCTCCATAATGCAATACCCTCTTTCGTAATAATATTATTTTTAAATAGAATTATACCACATAGAGGAATGTTATCAAAACAGCATGGCTTATCATACGCCAATGTACCTGCTTATTATATCTACATATTTGCTAAAATCCTCTATTGTCATCTTGACGCTGTTGTATACAATTTTATCATCAATCTTTTCATACTGGTGCACTAATCTATTTCTCAAACCAGAAGCTGGAGCTATCTTAACCGCAAAGTCCACATCCAGAATTCCAATTTCGCTCAAATCAATAAACGAATTGAAATAATCCGAAGCAGGCGGTCTTTTTAAATACGCAAGAATCATATTATTTATATCTAAAGCTAAATCTACTATTAATTGCAATAACCTTTCAATAGCATATTTCAGTTTAATGTCATGCACATATTCCTCGTATGTACACGAAGACAACTGCTTTAACTCATTTATATGTTCTAACATTCTAACCAATTTTTCTTGTATCACTTGAAATGTATCATCCATTTTATTCACCCCTCAATAATTTGTCTATTTCTTTTCTCAGATACTGTCTCCTTTGCTCTCTCAAAAACTGAGTATCAGCATATCTAAAAGATGCATAACACTTAAATTCCACAAAATCATTTGTTGAGCCGTAAAGAGGTCTCCCATATTTTGCAATCTGATATAACAGCAATGGATCGGCCTTTTTTATATTGACGAGATCCACTTTTTCGGTTCTAAAATATAGAGATAAATTTAAAAGCAATTTCATCTCTTCATCGTACGATAATGCTTTATAGCTTTCAAAGGCCAGATCTATATCACTGTTTTCATGATTTAAGCCTTTTGCATAAGAGCCAAACAAGATTAAAAGCTTTAAATTGAATTTTTTTGCTATTGCCTCAATCTCATCATTATTGTCAAAAAGTAATTTTTTATCTATTTTATCCAAACTAACACTTCCTATTGGCAGAATCATTCGTAATATTCTAAATTTTAAATCCATCTTTTACAATTAAATCTTACCATTTTCCATGTATACAATCAATAAATTCGTTGCTGTATTAGACGAAATTTTACCATACAAATCTTAAGACAATCAAATTTTCTTGACTTTATTGAATCAAAGTGCTATTTTTATTATGATGGTATCCCGAGTGGAACCATACATAAGGCTAAAATTTTAAAGTTCATGCCTCGCCAGGATCATATGACCGGGACGGGAGATAAAAAGGTGTATTATGCCTTCCGTACGGAAGGTTTTTTTTGTTATCTCCCATATTTGAAGGGAGTGTTGTTTAAATGAAAGTAGGTTTCATTGGTGCAGGAAAGGTTGGCACAGGACTTGGTATTTTGCTTACAAATTCATCAATAAAAGCTTCAGGATATCTAAGCCGTAATATTGGTTCTTCACTCAAAGCATCATCTCTGACAAATTCCACTGCCTTCTTAAAATACGAAGACATCATAAATGCGTCAGACGTGATCATAATAAGCACAAAAGATGACTGTATAAAATCCATCGTTGAAGAAATCCTACAGTACAAATCTATTATAAAAAATAAAATCTTTGCACACTTAAGCGGCTCAATTTCCATTGATGTACTAAAGCCTCTTAAAGAATATGGACACACGATGGTCCTACATCCTGTCCAAACATGCCCATCAATAGAAGCTGCAGTCTCTCTGCTTCCGGAAAGTTATTTTACAATTGAAGGAGATAACTTCGCTGTAAATGCTGGAATAAACATCGCAAAGGAAATAGGGGCAAGACCAATAGTGATAGATGGAATTAATAAACCCCTCTATCACGCAGCATGTGTCATGGCATCAAATTACCTTGTTACTCTTATAAAAGCTGCTAATGAACTTTTAAAAGCTTCTGGATTTCCTTTTGACAAACATCCAAATTTACTTTTGCCACTTATAAATGGAACTTTGAAGAACATAAGTGAAAGAGGATGTGACGCATCGTTGTCAGGTCCTATTGCCAGATGCGACATGGAAACGGTCAAAAAACATATTAAAAGCATAACCGATGATGAACTTTTAATGCTATACAAAGCTATGGGGAATGCCACAATAAAATTTTTTAAAATTTCAGGTGATGAAAAAATAGCCGAATTGGAGGAGATTTTTAATGAATGATAAAATAACAGTTTCTACATTAAAGAAGCTCAAAAAAGACGGCATAAAGATAACTGCATTGACTGCCTATGATTATCCGACAGCAAAGATATTGGACGAAATCGGTATTCATTTTATACTTGTAGGCGATTCCCTCGGCATGGCAGTATTAGGATATGAAAGCACCATACCCGTCACAATGGATGACATGGTGCGCCACACAAAAGCTGTCGCAAAAGCAGCGAAAAATGCTTTTGTTGTGGCTGACATGCCTTTTATGTCTTACAACATATCTAAAGAAGATGCGCTTAAAAATGCTGCTCGCCTTTTGGCTGAAGGAGGCACTCAAGCCGTAAAGCTGGAAGGCGGCGTCGAAATAGCTGAAACAGTAAAAGCGATCGTGAATGCCGGCATCCCAGTAGTAGGTCACATAGGCCTTACACCTCAATCTGTGAACCAATTAGGTGGATACAAGGTTCAAGGCAAGGATGATAAGACAGCATCAAAACTAAAAAGCGATGCAAAATCATTAGAAGATGCCGGTATCTGCGCTCTTGTCCTGGAATGCGTGCCAATGGATTTGGCGAAAGAAATCACTGAATCCCTATCAATACCTACAATAGGTATCGGAGCAGGGCCATACTGCGATGGTCAGATACTTGTACTTCACGATATGTTAGGGCTTACTCAAGGACACAAGCCAAAATTCGTAAAGCAGTACGCAAACATCAGCCAAATAATAAAAGATGCCGTAGGAAACTATATATCAGATGTCCAAAATAGATTATTTCCAACCGAAGAATACTCATTTGCTAATAGAAAGAGTGATGAAAAATGATGGTTGTTGAAAAGATAAAAGATGTCAGAGAAATCATAAAGTCACAAAAGAAGCAAAATAAAAAGATAGGGCTTGTGCCTACCATGGGCTATCTTCATGAAGGGCACCTTTCCCTCATAAAAAAAGCTAAAGAAAATTCGGACTTCGTATGTGCCAGCATATTTGTAAACCCAATTCAATTTGGCCCAAACGAAGATTATAACAAATATCCAAGAGATATTGAACGAGACATTAAACTGTTGGAAAATCAAGGTTGTGATCTTGTCTTTATACCATCGGTAGAAGAAATGTATCCAAACGAAAGGCTTACGACAATAACCGTAAGTAAAATCACAGACAAGCTTTGCGGGGCATATAGACCAGGACATTTCGATGGTGTATGCACTGTAGTAGCAAAACTTTTTAATATATTTGCGCCTGATATAGCAGTATTCGGCCAAAAGGACGCTCAGCAAGTAGCTGTAATAAAGAAGATGGTAGAAGACTTAAATATTCCAGTCGAAATAATCGCATCGCCTATAGTAAGGGATGAAGATGGATTAGCACTAAGTTCAAGGAATACTTACTTAACTTATGAGGAAAGACATGCAGCACTAATTTTAAACAAGTCATTAAAGGTGGCTGAAAAACTCCTTGTATCTGGAGAAAGAAGTGCAGAAAAAGTCTTAGACGCTGTGAGAAAAACTTTAGAAAGCGAGCCTCAGTGCAAAGTACAGTACGTCTCATGTGTTCACCCTGATACGTTGGAAGATCTGACAACTATAGGCGATAAAGCATTGATTGCAATTGCATGTTATATAGGGAATACGAGATTAATTGATAATTTACTATGGGGTGTTGATGAATAATGCAGCGATTTATGATGAAATCTAAAATTCACAGAGCAACTGTCACAGATGCAAACCTAAACTACATGGGCTCTATAACTATTGACAAGAGGTTAATGGATCTTGCCGACATTCTGCCAGGAGAAAAAGTGCAGATCGTCAATAACAACAACGGCGCAAGATTCGAAACGTACGTCATAGAAGGGGAAGAAGATTCAGGCACTGTATGTTTAAACGGTGCTGCGGCAAGACTTTGCCTCCCCGGTGATATTGTGATCATAATTTCATATGCAATGATGGATAATGAAGAAGCTAAAACTTATAAACCGAAAGTCGTATTTGTTGACGAAAAAAATAGGCCTTTAAAAGACTAAAAATTTAAAAAGAGCAGTGTAATTTCAATACATTGCTCTTTTATTTTATTTAATCCCATTTGATAGATCCGCAATCTTTTCTAATACCCTTTCTTTTTCGCTGTCTTCTAATATAACAGGTGTAAAATCATTCCGCTCTTTTAAAGAGGAAATCGATATAGGTATTAAGTTCATGTTTGAATCGATCAATCTTTTTGAATTATCAAATGTGAAAGTCTGTTGAAAGATGAATGCGTCTTTGTCTGATGGGTTTCTGTTGCCGCCAAAGATGAAATTGCCTAAAGAATAGACTATGTACTTGCCATTGTACTTTTCTATGCCCTCAATCACATGAGGGTGTGTGCCCAAAACGAGATCTGCCCCTTCATCAACTGAATAATGTCCTAATGCAATCTGTGTATTATTGGGATAGTATTTCCCCTCATCACCCCAGTGAAAGCATACGATGACTAAATTGGTTTGCCTTTTCATATCCTGAATATCTTCCTTTATTTGCTTTTTCAAATCTTCAGGAAAACTCCAACCTGTATAACCTAAAATTCCAACTTTTATTCCTTTGATTTCCTTTATGTACTTGTACCCATATCCAAAAAAGCCTATTCCTGCTTTTTTAAGGGTATAAACTGTGTCATCAAATCCTTGTCTTCCATAGTCAAAAGAATGGTTATTAGCCAAATTTACAGCATCAATCCCTCCATCTTTTAATATATTTACATAAATGGGATTTCCTTTAAATTTGTACTCTTTGTCAGCCTCTTTTGAAGCATTTGTCAACGTCCCTTCTAAATTGACTATTGTCAGGTCATCATTTGTAAAGATGCTTTTCACATTTTGAGTAAAGTATCCGTAATCGCTACTGTGTTTTTGAAACTCTGCGTCAAATGTGTACTCTTTTCCAAAGCTTTCGTCAGAGCCCAGCGTCGTATCACCTGCAGCGCTTATGGTGATCTTTATCGAAGCATTATTTACATTTTTATCGCCATTTGATGCCGTCTGCTTTAAATTATCATTGCCAACTTTAGAAGCTTCTTGTATGATGCCATTTTTGCCCATTGTCATCCCGTACGATATAAAAAATGCAGCTATCATCACAAGTACAGAAATTATAAATTTTTTCACAATGCCCACCTCTTTTATCCCATGTATAATTATATAATATTTTACAAATAAGTAATAATTAATTAATTATAAAATTTATAAAAAATATGGCGCACACTATGTACGCCACACATCATGTAAGGATTATCTTGTTGTAAGACTTTTTACCTCGTCTTAAAATCATGTAACCTTCCTTAAACATGTCTTCTGTAACTACAGCATTTACGTCTTTTACATTTTCATCATTTACGTAAAGGCCACCTTGAGTAATAAGCCTCCTTCCTTCGCTCTTTGAAGGAATTATGCCCGTCTTTACAAGAACATCCAACAAATTTAATCCTAACATGTCACTTGTAATCGTGGAAGTAGGCACATTGCTTAAATCTCCTCTGCCCTCAAACAAGGCTTCTGCTGCCTTTTTTGCTTTTTCAGCCTCATCCACACCATGTACAAGTTTTGTAACTTCGTACGCCAGAACTTTTTTGGCTTCATTTATCTCCTTATCCTTTAAAGAGCCAAGTCTTCTGACTTCATCAATAGGCAAAAATGTCAACAATGAGAGGCACTTTTCAACATCTGAATCATCTATATTTCGCCAATACTGATAAAAATCATACGGCGGCGTCTTATCAGCATCAAGCCAAATAGCTCCCTTTTCAGTCTTACCCATCTTCTTCCCTTCACTTGTAGTAAGCAGAGTAAATGTCATGCCGTATGCTTGTTTTCCTTCTTTCCTCCTTATCAGATCGACGCCTGCCAATATATTTGACCACTGATCGTCTCCGCCCATCTGAAGCACACAGCCGTACTCTTTGTTTAGCATAAGAAAATCGTACGCTTGCATAAGCATGTAATTAAACTCTAAAAAAGAAAGTCCTCTTTCAAGCCTCATCTTGAAGCATTCGGCAGTAAGCATCTTATTTACAGAAAAATGTACTCCTATATCTCTTAAGAACTCCACATAGTTAAGATTTAAAAGCCAGTCAGCGTTATTAGCAAGTATCGCTTTGCCATCTGAAAAATCTATAAAACGGCTCATTTGTCTTTTGAAAGCCTCTGCATTGTGAGATATCTCCTCTTTCGTCAGCATCTTTCTCATATCTGTCTTGCCAGTCGGATCGCCTATCATGGCAGTGCCACCGCCAATTAAAGCAATAGGCCTGTGTCCTGCCCTTTGCATGTGAGCCATAACCATAAGCTGCAAAAAATGTCCAACATGCAGGCTATCTGCCGTCGGGTCAAAACCTATGTAAAAAGTAACCTTTTCTTTCTCCAATAATTCTTTGATTTCATCTTCATGAGTCATCTGCTGTATAAAATTTCTCTCTTTCAACACATCAAAAACCGACATCAAATTGACCTCCTATATTCATAATATTTTTCAAAAATTTTAATTATCTTTCAATATATCCTTTGTTTATTGAATCTTCCAATATATCATTAATAAACTGCCATAGCTCTGGCGCTATCTCGCTTATAATTTTGTTTCTCTCAAGCACTTGGTAGCTTTTTACACCATGTTCTCTCCACGAATGACCATTCGTATAGTAATTATGTATTATAGGTTGCATCCTATCAAGAGCAGATGCAAATTTTGCATCTTTAGTTTTGCGCTCTTCAAATTCTTCCCACAAACCTTTTATCTCATTTGCCTGATCTTCAGGCAAAATATTAAATAGCCTCTCTGCCGCTTTTTTCTCTCTTTCTGCTTTGTCTTCATATCCTTTCTCATCGTATACAAATGTGTCACCAGCATCAATCTCTACTATATCGTGTACAATCACCATTTTAATCACATGGCTTATATCTATCTTTTCAGATGCATATTCAGAAAGAACCATAGCCATCATTGCAAGATGCCAAGAATGCTCAGCGTCGTTCTCATGGCGTGTGCCATCCATAAGAAGCGTCTGCCTAAATACTTGCTTTAACTTGTCTATCTCTTTCAAAAACTCTATCTGCTTTTTTAGTCTTTCATTTTCCATAAGTAAATACCCCTCTTTTCGCATATATTTTTATTATATACCAAAGAGCCTACTAAAAAAAGCATGCCGTAGCATGCTTTTTCATTAAACCTTATCTTTTTTTCTCACGTAATTTATGAGTCCGCCTTCTATTAGAATTTCCCGATTTCTGTCACTAACATCCAGATCCACTTCAAATTCGTACCCTTTAGTCACATTCTTAACGACAATCTTGCCTTTTGACTTGACTTGATTTACAGCATCTTCAATCTTAAGCACATCGCCTTCATCGATCTTGTCATAATCATCTTCACTTACAAATGTTAAAGGAAGAATTCCGCTATTTATAAGGTTTGCCTTGTGTATCCTTGCAAATGACTTTGCTATTACTGCTTTTACTCCCAGTTGAAGCGGCGCCAACGCAGCGTGTTCCCTGCTGGAACCTTGACCGTAGTTATTTCCGCCAACTATTATGCCGCCACCATTTTCTAAAGCTCTCTTAGAGAAATCAGGATCTATCGTCTCAAAGCAATGCTTTGAAAGCTCTGGAATATTTGATCTAAGTGGCAAAAGCTTAGCATTAGACGGCATAATGTGGTCTGTCGTAATGTCGTCTCCCACCTTTATCAAAACGGCTTTTTCAATATCTGCAAGAGGAGTGTTGATTGGAAAAGGCTTTATGTTTGGACCTCTTACAACGTCAAATTCATCTGCATTTACAGGCGGTTTTATTATCATATTGTCATTCACCAAAAATTCACTGGGCATCTCTATCTTGATTTCTTCCCCTAACTCCCTCGGATCTATGAGATAACCAGCCAATGCGGATGCAGCAGCTACTTCAGGACTTACCAAATACACTTTTGCTGATTTTGTGCCACACCTTCCATAAAAGTTCCTGTTAAATGTCCTAAGGGATATAGCATTTGTAGCAGGAGCCTGACCCATGCCTATACACGGGCCGCAAGCTGTCTCTAAAATCCTGGCGCCAGCCGAAATCATGTCTGATAATGCACCATTTTTTGCAAGCATATTTAAAACTTGCCTCGAACCAGGCGATATGACCAAGCTTACACCTTCTGCGATAAGACCACCTTTTAATATGGCCGCTACCTTCATCATGTCCATGTAGGACGAATTTGTGCAAGATCCAATCGCCACTTGATCGACTTTTAACTTTCCTGCATCTTTCACTTTTATTACATTGTCAGGACTGTGTGGCAATGCAACCATCGGCTCTAATTCGTCAAGATTGATTTCAATGACGCCATCATACTCAGCATCATCGTCTGGCAGCAGTGCTTCAAAGTCATCTTCTCTCTTTTGGGCTTTTAAAAATTCATACGTGCGGAAATCAGATGGGAAGATAGATGTAGTCGCTCCCAACTCTGCTCCCATATTTGTTATAGTAGCTCTTTCAGGAACGGACAGTGTTGCAACGCCATCGCCTGTGTACTCAAATACCTTGCCGACTCCACCTTTTACAGTAAGCCTTCTTAATAACTCAAGTATAATGTCTTTCGATGATACCCATGGTTTTAATTTTCCAGTGAGTCTAACGTTAATCACTTCTGGCATTACCAGCCTATACGGCTCACCTGCCATAGCCAATGCCACATCAAGTCCACCAGCGCCTATTGCCAGCATACCTATGCCACCACCTGTTGGCGTATGGCTGTCAGATCCTAATAGCGTCTTACCCGGTTTTCCAAACCTCTCAAGGTGGACTTGATGGCAAATACCATTACCCGGCCTTGAGAAGTATATTCCATGTTTCGCAGCAACAGTCTGGATGTACTTATGGTCATCTGCATTTTCGAAACCTTCCTGCAGCATATTATGATCAACATAAGCTACAGAAAGCTCTGTCTTGACTTTGTCTACTCCTAAAGCTTCCAGCTCCAGATAAGCCATAGTGCCTGTAGAGTCCTGCGTCAGTGTCTGATCTATTTTAATAGCTATTTCATGTCCTTTAACAAGTTCTCCTTCCACCAAATGCTTCTTCAAAATTTTTTGCGTTAAATTCACTTGTCATCCCCCTCTAATTAAATTGCCTTAATCTTAGATATGTGCTCTTCATAGAGATATATCAATTCTTTATCAAAAAGCGGCCTTTTAAGCTGAATAGACAAACTTCTCACATAAGGTAAAAGTTCTTTTGCTTCCTCCTCAGGCAATACTCTTCCGTACTCTTTGAACTTATTTATTAGCGCTGCTGTACCTGAGTGCTTGCCTATTACAATCTGTCTTTCAAGACCTACTTCGTCTGGGTCGAATATTTCATATGTGTGAGGATCTTTAAGAGCCCCATCAACGTGTATTCCTGACTCATGTGCAAACACATTTGTGCCAACAATTGCCTTCCAAGACGGCAGTTGCCTTCCAGATGCTGTAGATACGTACTCTGAAATCTCTCTAAACCTTTTTGTGTCTATATTGATGTCGTACTTATATACGTGCTTTAGCGCCATCACTACTTCCTCTAACGCTGC contains:
- the panD gene encoding aspartate 1-decarboxylase, with translation MQRFMMKSKIHRATVTDANLNYMGSITIDKRLMDLADILPGEKVQIVNNNNGARFETYVIEGEEDSGTVCLNGAAARLCLPGDIVIIISYAMMDNEEAKTYKPKVVFVDEKNRPLKD
- the mntA gene encoding type VII toxin-antitoxin system MntA family adenylyltransferase antitoxin — its product is MDKIDKKLLFDNNDEIEAIAKKFNLKLLILFGSYAKGLNHENSDIDLAFESYKALSYDEEMKLLLNLSLYFRTEKVDLVNIKKADPLLLYQIAKYGRPLYGSTNDFVEFKCYASFRYADTQFLREQRRQYLRKEIDKLLRGE
- a CDS encoding Rossmann-like and DUF2520 domain-containing protein, producing the protein MKVGFIGAGKVGTGLGILLTNSSIKASGYLSRNIGSSLKASSLTNSTAFLKYEDIINASDVIIISTKDDCIKSIVEEILQYKSIIKNKIFAHLSGSISIDVLKPLKEYGHTMVLHPVQTCPSIEAAVSLLPESYFTIEGDNFAVNAGINIAKEIGARPIVIDGINKPLYHAACVMASNYLVTLIKAANELLKASGFPFDKHPNLLLPLINGTLKNISERGCDASLSGPIARCDMETVKKHIKSITDDELLMLYKAMGNATIKFFKISGDEKIAELEEIFNE
- the hepT gene encoding type VII toxin-antitoxin system HepT family RNase toxin, with product MDDTFQVIQEKLVRMLEHINELKQLSSCTYEEYVHDIKLKYAIERLLQLIVDLALDINNMILAYLKRPPASDYFNSFIDLSEIGILDVDFAVKIAPASGLRNRLVHQYEKIDDKIVYNSVKMTIEDFSKYVDIISRYIGV
- a CDS encoding aconitate hydratase, producing the protein MNLTQKILKKHLVEGELVKGHEIAIKIDQTLTQDSTGTMAYLELEALGVDKVKTELSVAYVDHNMLQEGFENADDHKYIQTVAAKHGIYFSRPGNGICHQVHLERFGKPGKTLLGSDSHTPTGGGIGMLAIGAGGLDVALAMAGEPYRLVMPEVINVRLTGKLKPWVSSKDIILELLRRLTVKGGVGKVFEYTGDGVATLSVPERATITNMGAELGATTSIFPSDFRTYEFLKAQKREDDFEALLPDDDAEYDGVIEINLDELEPMVALPHSPDNVIKVKDAGKLKVDQVAIGSCTNSSYMDMMKVAAILKGGLIAEGVSLVISPGSRQVLNMLAKNGALSDMISAGARILETACGPCIGMGQAPATNAISLRTFNRNFYGRCGTKSAKVYLVSPEVAAASALAGYLIDPRELGEEIKIEMPSEFLVNDNMIIKPPVNADEFDVVRGPNIKPFPINTPLADIEKAVLIKVGDDITTDHIMPSNAKLLPLRSNIPELSKHCFETIDPDFSKRALENGGGIIVGGNNYGQGSSREHAALAPLQLGVKAVIAKSFARIHKANLINSGILPLTFVSEDDYDKIDEGDVLKIEDAVNQVKSKGKIVVKNVTKGYEFEVDLDVSDRNREILIEGGLINYVRKKDKV
- the panC gene encoding pantoate--beta-alanine ligase, giving the protein MMVVEKIKDVREIIKSQKKQNKKIGLVPTMGYLHEGHLSLIKKAKENSDFVCASIFVNPIQFGPNEDYNKYPRDIERDIKLLENQGCDLVFIPSVEEMYPNERLTTITVSKITDKLCGAYRPGHFDGVCTVVAKLFNIFAPDIAVFGQKDAQQVAVIKKMVEDLNIPVEIIASPIVRDEDGLALSSRNTYLTYEERHAALILNKSLKVAEKLLVSGERSAEKVLDAVRKTLESEPQCKVQYVSCVHPDTLEDLTTIGDKALIAIACYIGNTRLIDNLLWGVDE
- the panB gene encoding 3-methyl-2-oxobutanoate hydroxymethyltransferase — protein: MNDKITVSTLKKLKKDGIKITALTAYDYPTAKILDEIGIHFILVGDSLGMAVLGYESTIPVTMDDMVRHTKAVAKAAKNAFVVADMPFMSYNISKEDALKNAARLLAEGGTQAVKLEGGVEIAETVKAIVNAGIPVVGHIGLTPQSVNQLGGYKVQGKDDKTASKLKSDAKSLEDAGICALVLECVPMDLAKEITESLSIPTIGIGAGPYCDGQILVLHDMLGLTQGHKPKFVKQYANISQIIKDAVGNYISDVQNRLFPTEEYSFANRKSDEK
- the tyrS gene encoding tyrosine--tRNA ligase, producing MSVFDVLKERNFIQQMTHEDEIKELLEKEKVTFYIGFDPTADSLHVGHFLQLMVMAHMQRAGHRPIALIGGGTAMIGDPTGKTDMRKMLTKEEISHNAEAFKRQMSRFIDFSDGKAILANNADWLLNLNYVEFLRDIGVHFSVNKMLTAECFKMRLERGLSFLEFNYMLMQAYDFLMLNKEYGCVLQMGGDDQWSNILAGVDLIRRKEGKQAYGMTFTLLTTSEGKKMGKTEKGAIWLDADKTPPYDFYQYWRNIDDSDVEKCLSLLTFLPIDEVRRLGSLKDKEINEAKKVLAYEVTKLVHGVDEAEKAKKAAEALFEGRGDLSNVPTSTITSDMLGLNLLDVLVKTGIIPSKSEGRRLITQGGLYVNDENVKDVNAVVTEDMFKEGYMILRRGKKSYNKIILT
- a CDS encoding HD domain-containing protein; the protein is MENERLKKQIEFLKEIDKLKQVFRQTLLMDGTRHENDAEHSWHLAMMAMVLSEYASEKIDISHVIKMVIVHDIVEIDAGDTFVYDEKGYEDKAEREKKAAERLFNILPEDQANEIKGLWEEFEERKTKDAKFASALDRMQPIIHNYYTNGHSWREHGVKSYQVLERNKIISEIAPELWQFINDILEDSINKGYIER
- a CDS encoding CapA family protein; this translates as MKKFIISVLVMIAAFFISYGMTMGKNGIIQEASKVGNDNLKQTASNGDKNVNNASIKITISAAGDTTLGSDESFGKEYTFDAEFQKHSSDYGYFTQNVKSIFTNDDLTIVNLEGTLTNASKEADKEYKFKGNPIYVNILKDGGIDAVNLANNHSFDYGRQGFDDTVYTLKKAGIGFFGYGYKYIKEIKGIKVGILGYTGWSFPEDLKKQIKEDIQDMKRQTNLVIVCFHWGDEGKYYPNNTQIALGHYSVDEGADLVLGTHPHVIEGIEKYNGKYIVYSLGNFIFGGNRNPSDKDAFIFQQTFTFDNSKRLIDSNMNLIPISISSLKERNDFTPVILEDSEKERVLEKIADLSNGIK